Within Candidatus Gracilibacteria bacterium, the genomic segment AAAATTAGTATTACTCTTGCCCAGGTAATGGCAATCTTGGCACTTCTCGGTATCTCCCTCAGTGTGGTCGGAACGGCCTGGATTGGTACTCAGCCACTACCACGAACAGATCCTCTTATGTCAGGCGAACAGAATATCCAAATCCCTGGGAGTGAATCTCCTGCTGGACAGAAATAATATCTTAGATAACTCACTACTCCTGTATGAAGATTGAAAATATTGGTAGAATTGTGACACTGTGTTTTGTGGCACTTTTGCCGTGGTCTGTTATTTTTTCTGTTTTTGGTACCGAACGGCTTCATCTCGATATAGCTCGGTATTTTAAAGAGATTTTTTTGGGAGTTATCGGTATCTTATACATCTATGAAATCATAAAGCGAAAACTCAAGATAACATTTGATACCATTGATTGGGCGATTCTATGATTTATTGGAGTCCTTCTCGTGGTGAGTGTCATCAACGGTACTTCTCTCAAGGGAATTCTCTATGGATTACGATATGATGCTGGTTTTTTATTGGCCTTTATGCTTTTCAGAAGAGTGCTGGATCTCTGGGGCATCTCATTCCAAAAAATTGCCAGAGTTTTTTTGATATCCGGAGGAATTATGCTTTTTCTCGGGCTTCTCATTCGTTATGTTTTTAGTGAGACTATCCTGACCCTTGTATGATTTAGTGATAAAGTAAGTGTGTGGGACGCAGGATGACCTCCTCCTATTTTTCATGGTATTCCATGAGCAGCTGTTGCACGATTTCAGGGATTGCTGGAGTGACCCAATCAGATGGCCTTCTTTTTGATTCTCTATATTGGCGTCTATCTATCAGTTTTTGCCAAGTGGAGAAAGTATTTTTTTATGAATATATTGGTTGTAGGAGGTTTACTTTTTCTCTTGATGCAGACATATAGTCGAAGTGGATACGCTGGAGTCTTCTTGGGTGGTCTCTACGCTGCAGGGTATACGATATTTCAGATGATACGACGAGGAAATATAGTAAAAAAATATAAGATTACCCTCTGAAAAATACTGATGGCAGTGGCTGTTGTTATTGGCATATCCCTTGTTTTTATATTACAATTTGGCAATAAAATTGCACCTATCTTCGAACGACATGGATCAACTTCAGGGCATTTTGAGCGTATGTATATTGGACTTCTCCGCTTCCGTGATCATCCCTTTGGACAGGGGCTTGCGCAGTCATGACCAGCGAGTCGTTCGGTTTTTTCCGTGAACCAAATACCAGCCCTAGAACCATCAAAAGATGAAAGTATTCGCCATGTTGTCGATATTTTGAAAAAACGTAATCCAGATTTTATCTATGATTCAGAGACGTACTATATACCAGAAAGTTGGTATATTCAACAAATGATAGAAGGGGGGATATTTGGTATTATACTTTTTTTGAGCATTCTCTTATTGATAGTCTTCAAATTAAAAAACTATACATATATTCTCGGAGCGACACTCGGCATACTCCTGATGAATCTTGTTCTTCATTCATTTGAATCTGTACATACTGTGATGATATGGAGCATGATTGTTGCGAGTATTATGGTTATCCCGAAGAAAATTTCGACAAACATTTCCTTATAATCAGAGTATTTTTTGAGCTAATAATTTCCAATTTTCAGTGGTGATATCTTCTGCTCGGATATTCTCTGAGAGTCAGGATGACATAAAGGCATCTCGTATAATATTCTCATTATATCCTGCATGTATGAGATTTGAAAAAAGCTTTTTTCTTTTCTGAGAAAACCCTTGCTTCATGATAGTAAGTATTTTTTTTATTTCATCACGGTTATGTCATTTTTTGAGTTCAAAGCGAAGGCATGTCGACCAGACTTTTGGAACAGGCACGAAATTATTGGGGTGAATATCACATATTTTTGAGATATTTGCCATCAGTTGACATGCGAGAGAAAGAACCGAATGTTTCTTATCACGAGCCAAAATACGTTCTGCGACTTCCTTTTGCATTGTTAGGTGCATCGCTCTGGGAAGATGAGTCACATCATACAGAAAATGCATCAGAATAGGGGATGTAATGTAATAGGGAATATTACCATAAATAATATATTCCTCAGGCATAGTGATACTGTTCGTATTTTTAGAATAGGAAGTATCTGATATGTTTACTTTCAGTACATCATTTTGACAGATATGAATATTTTGATTTTGAAATCTTTTTTCCAAAATAGCAATCATATCAGGATCTATCTCGATCACCGTGAGAGAATGAGGATTTTTTGAAAGAATGCATTCTGTGAGGTCTCAAGGGCCAGGACCAATTTCTAATATATCATTTTGAGAGAGGTCGTTAGAAGCGATAATGGTATCGAGGATATTTTTATTCTGTAAGAAATTTTGTCCCAGATGTTTTTTCGCTGTGATAGAGGATTTTACCATTGTTCCTTACTATTATTGGTAGAGATTTTTTGTAAAACCTTGGATAGATCGGACGAAGTTGGTCATTTTTTTTGTAAATATATCCCAGATATTCCCTACTTTTTCTTGAAATTGATTATTTACTTTTTCTAAAAAAGTTGCATTTGATTCTTTGGCAAGATCTGCAACTCATGTTGTCATTTCATCTAAAGCCGATGCTCTAAATGCATCAAGAACTTTCGGTGCGAGCTCAGTAATACAATCTGTATAACTACTTACGAGAAGCTCTGTATTATTGTTTGCAAATCATATATCATTTTCTTGCATAATTGCAATTGCATCATCTCGCGCGGTGGCGCATCATGCCTTGAGCTGACTACTAAGACTGGTTGCATCATTGCATGAACTGTAGGGGGGCTCACAAAAAGTAGCCATTATCGTATAGATACGCTCTGTTGGTTTCATATCTTTTGGCATATTTTTCACATTCTGTACCTCTTTTCTGGCTTTATCAAAGAGAGAAAGCTCGCTTCATTCTTGAGGTTTTTCCCATCGATTCTTGAGAGAATCTTCATATGCTTTGTTAAATTTTTCTTCAACTGTGAGAGTAGTAGCAGAAAAAACCATTGATAGAGAAAACAGAAGGAGAAGAGAAAGTATTATTTTCATACAATTTTCTTTAGAATTCTTTTCCAGAGAGGTATGTGTTCTGGTGGTTTTTTTCTTTTGAGCCCAAAAGCTCATGCTATAATCGTACCGAGAACGATACTCGTGATAAGTATGTCCATTTTTTTTATTTTTTCTTTTGATTTTCTAAAAAACATAGAAGGAAATTAGGAATCAAAATCTTCTATATGTTCGACCTTCACACTTCTCGTATCGACGATGAGATAGGGGATAGTGACGATGAGCATACCTCGTTCTATCGTGGCACGGATAGTATCGAGTGCGAGATTTTCTGGCAGAATAATAGACCGAGAAAATGGGCCATAGAAACATTCTTGGACAGGTACTTTGAGAGCTTCTTGATAGATTTCTGGTTCAGGCCTATTGCCACTGATAGTGAGTACATTACGCGATACGCTGACATCTACGTCGCTTCTTGGCACGCCAGCAAGAGGAGCAATGATGATATATCACTCGTGGATCTCGAGGATATCGACTGCTATCTGTCCGACGTCTTCTCCCTGGGGAATATCATTATCCTGTACTGGAATGTTATATTTTCATCATACGAGTGTATGATTATCATCCATTCCGATGTCGCTATCCGACGGGCGTTTCAAAAACTTAAACATAAAAAAATAAAGAAGAAATAGTCTACTATACCTGTGCAATTTTGGAAAGCTTTTCCGTTTGCTCATAGGCACCAAGTGCCATCACGATGTCATCGATATTCCCCATCATAATATAGGGAAGATTGGAAAAGTTTTCACCGATTCGGTGATCCGTAATTCGATCTTGTGGGAAATTATATGTTCGTATTTTTTCGCTTCTATCACCTGTACCTACTTGTGCGAGTCGGGCTTCTCAGAGGGATTTATTGCGTTTTGCTTCTTCGAATGCATAGACCCGAGAGCGCAGGATATTAAGGGCCTTCTCTCTATTTTTGAGCTGAGATCTCTCATCTTGACATTCGACGACCATCCCTGTAGGTGTATGAACCATACGTACGGCTGATTCAGTTTTATTGACATGCTGACCTCCAGCTCCACCGGCACGGCAGACGGTGATTTCGAGGTCTTCATCACGGAGTTGTATGTCGAGCTCATCGACTTCAGGAAGTACTGCAACGGTGACAGTGCTCGTATGGACTCTTCCTTTGTTTTCTGTTGCTGGTATTCTTTGGACACGATGAGTACCACCTTCAAATTTGAACCTGGAATAGGCACCATCTCCCGATATTTTCATAATGATTTCTTTGATGCCATCAGCGTCATTGCGGGATTCGGACATCGTCTCAACC encodes:
- a CDS encoding O-antigen ligase family protein, with product MKIENIGRIVTLCFVALLPWSVIFSVFGTERLHLDIARYFKEIFLGVIGILYIYEIIKRKLKITFDTIDWAILGFIGVLLVVSVINGTSLKGILYGLRYDAGFLLAFMLFRRVLDLWGISFQKIARVFLISGGIMLFLGLLIRYVFSETILTLVGFSDKVSVWDAGGPPPIFHGIPGAAVARFQGLLEGPNQMAFFLILYIGVYLSVFAKWRKYFFMNILVVGGLLFLLMQTYSRSGYAGVFLGGLYAAGYTIFQMIRRGNIVKKYKITLGKILMAVAVVIGISLVFILQFGNKIAPIFERHGSTSGHFERMYIGLLRFRDHPFGQGLAQSGPASRSVFSVNQIPALEPSKDESIRHVVDILKKRNPDFIYDSETYYIPESWYIQQMIEGGIFGIILFLSILLLIVFKLKNYTYILGATLGILLMNLVLHSFESVHTVMIWSMIVASIMVIPKKISTNISL
- the rsmA gene encoding 16S rRNA (adenine(1518)-N(6)/adenine(1519)-N(6))-dimethyltransferase RsmA gives rise to the protein MVKSSITAKKHLGQNFLQNKNILDTIIASNDLSQNDILEIGPGPGDLTECILSKNPHSLTVIEIDPDMIAILEKRFQNQNIHICQNDVLKVNISDTSYSKNTNSITMPEEYIIYGNIPYYITSPILMHFLYDVTHLPRAMHLTMQKEVAERILARDKKHSVLSLACQLMANISKICDIHPNNFVPVPKVWSTCLRFELKKGHNRDEIKKILTIMKQGFSQKRKKLFSNLIHAGYNENIIRDAFMSSGLSENIRAEDITTENWKLLAQKILGL
- a CDS encoding Hsp20/alpha crystallin family protein, which codes for MFKFLKRPSDSDIGMDDNHTLVGGKYNIPVQDNDIPQGEDVGQIAVDILEIHEGYIIIAPLAGVPRSDVDVSVSRNVLTISGNRPEPEIYQEALKVPVQECFYGPFSRSIILPENLALDTIRATIERGMLIVTIPYLIVDTRSVKVEHIEDFDS
- the prfA gene encoding peptide chain release factor 1, which gives rise to MIFSLEPLVQELQSIEQLLESGDIYNDQKRMKELLIRKKYLDPIVKMYHEHEKSLSDLEEAKKMLGQESDEELREMAKGEVSNLENTIPVLEEKLKIALIPPDPNDEKNVILEIRAGAGGDEAGLFGAELAECYRLFATRHKFQVETMSESRNDADGIKEIIMKISGDGAYSRFKFEGGTHRVQRIPATENKGRVHTSTVTVAVLPEVDELDIQLRDEDLEITVCRAGGAGGQHVNKTESAVRMVHTPTGMVVECQDERSQLKNREKALNILRSRVYAFEEAKRNKSLGEARLAQVGTGDRSEKIRTYNFPQDRITDHRIGENFSNLPYIMMGNIDDIVMALGAYEQTEKLSKIAQV